From a region of the Methanolobus tindarius DSM 2278 genome:
- a CDS encoding response regulator: MCNILVIEDNPVNMELTVDLLESYGYEVTPAEDGFIALEKVKEKEFDLILLDIQLPKMDGLEVLSRLKEDEATKDIPVIALTAHSMRGDDERFIAAGCIDYISKPIDIHSFKEKIQYHLETSN; encoded by the coding sequence ATGTGCAACATACTTGTAATTGAGGACAATCCTGTAAACATGGAACTCACTGTGGATCTGCTGGAGTCCTATGGATATGAAGTAACTCCTGCAGAGGATGGGTTCATAGCCCTGGAAAAGGTAAAAGAGAAAGAGTTTGACCTGATCCTTCTGGACATTCAGTTGCCTAAAATGGACGGACTTGAAGTTCTTTCACGATTAAAGGAAGATGAAGCTACAAAAGATATTCCGGTAATAGCTTTGACTGCACATTCCATGCGCGGTGACGATGAGCGTTTTATTGCTGCCGGATGCATCGATTACATTTCCAAACCAATAGATATCCACAGTTTTAAGGAAAAGATCCAATATCACCTTGAAACTTCAAACTGA
- a CDS encoding tetratricopeptide repeat protein gives MKERNSDVAVTWIEKGLSEKDPEKKLHYFGLALELDPKNPVALNNKGMLLYKKGKFHEAIECYDKILKQYNMSRYLPALYNKALALKKMERFEAALTFMNRALKQQPDNDKIKLHVENLTLIVEGKEEIKPRKETQISIEKLAVNQVYVQWEPPAVSTLLAYEMKCSQKDIKYYKGFGEDLVKEKIIQDKLNRRAYCCGTCRYHKNELCQHKDTKAMSISLNAICRNFRPE, from the coding sequence ATGAAAGAACGCAATTCTGATGTCGCAGTCACGTGGATAGAGAAAGGGCTTAGTGAGAAGGACCCTGAAAAGAAACTACATTATTTTGGTCTGGCACTTGAGCTTGATCCGAAAAACCCGGTGGCACTCAACAACAAGGGCATGCTACTGTATAAGAAAGGGAAATTTCACGAAGCTATTGAGTGTTATGATAAAATACTCAAACAGTACAACATGTCCAGGTATCTTCCTGCTCTTTATAACAAAGCCCTGGCATTAAAGAAAATGGAACGTTTTGAGGCTGCACTTACTTTTATGAACAGGGCACTGAAACAGCAGCCAGACAATGATAAGATTAAACTGCATGTCGAAAACCTTACACTAATTGTTGAAGGAAAAGAAGAAATAAAACCACGTAAAGAAACTCAGATTTCAATAGAGAAACTTGCTGTTAACCAGGTTTACGTCCAATGGGAACCTCCTGCAGTAAGTACACTGCTTGCATATGAAATGAAATGCAGCCAGAAGGATATAAAATACTACAAAGGATTCGGGGAAGATCTTGTAAAGGAAAAGATTATTCAGGACAAACTCAACAGAAGAGCATATTGCTGTGGAACATGCCGATACCATAAAAATGAACTCTGCCAGCACAAGGACACTAAAGCAATGTCGATTTCTCTAAATGCCATATGCAGGAACTTCAGGCCAGAATAA
- a CDS encoding nucleotidyl transferase family protein, with the protein MKDKITDIHQSPFRMVLAITGGGTEAIGELLRHGRGSDTLLEAIVPYSKESLHELIGKKPDSYVSAETAKDMAMSAYRRALLLDSRTEKAEPLNLIGIGVTCKLAKQGDEREGRQHEVYFASQSYHKTTVSGVSFEKKGSREEQESITANFILNRIASLCKPEKYAKDANLEDNTKDRTLIIDKETEADGETSKLLLNTLESINSGKNSPQKVNLGKNSNKPCIIMSGSFNPCHKNHIEMAMIASEKYGMPVDFEISLANVDKPPIDYISLKERVDSVRVCIQDMGKGSAGNIYLSNSPLFADKAILFPDSVFIIGTDTLNRLFNVNYYREGEDMQSLIDHFRKYNIRFLVFRRKDAQICIEIDIPDICDIVSYDCYNDDGTSSTKIRNERNAVSNNSTGIVY; encoded by the coding sequence ATGAAAGATAAAATTACGGACATACACCAGTCACCTTTCAGGATGGTGCTTGCAATAACCGGAGGAGGAACTGAAGCTATCGGAGAACTTCTACGCCATGGCAGAGGTTCGGACACTCTTCTTGAAGCCATTGTGCCTTACAGTAAGGAATCTTTACATGAACTGATAGGGAAAAAACCGGATAGTTATGTTTCTGCTGAAACCGCAAAGGATATGGCAATGTCAGCATATCGCCGTGCATTGCTGCTGGATTCCAGAACTGAAAAAGCAGAACCATTGAACCTGATAGGAATTGGCGTCACATGTAAACTTGCAAAGCAGGGAGATGAGCGTGAAGGCAGGCAACATGAAGTATATTTTGCAAGTCAGTCATACCACAAAACTACTGTATCAGGTGTTTCTTTTGAAAAGAAAGGAAGCAGGGAAGAACAGGAAAGTATTACAGCAAATTTCATCTTAAACAGAATAGCATCCCTGTGTAAACCGGAAAAATATGCAAAAGACGCCAACCTGGAAGATAATACGAAAGATAGAACACTTATTATCGATAAAGAAACTGAAGCCGATGGTGAGACCTCAAAGCTGCTTCTAAATACACTGGAAAGTATTAATTCCGGGAAGAATTCACCACAAAAAGTAAATCTGGGAAAAAATTCCAACAAGCCATGCATTATTATGTCAGGTTCTTTTAACCCATGCCACAAGAACCATATTGAAATGGCAATGATAGCTTCTGAAAAATATGGCATGCCTGTGGATTTTGAAATATCCCTTGCCAATGTTGACAAGCCACCTATTGACTACATATCCCTGAAGGAAAGAGTGGATTCTGTCAGGGTTTGTATACAGGATATGGGAAAGGGGTCGGCAGGAAATATATATCTGAGTAACTCTCCACTTTTTGCTGATAAGGCTATTCTGTTCCCGGATTCTGTTTTTATAATAGGGACTGACACCCTGAACAGGCTCTTTAATGTCAATTATTACAGAGAAGGTGAAGACATGCAGAGTCTTATCGATCATTTCAGGAAGTATAATATAAGGTTCCTGGTTTTCAGGAGAAAGGATGCGCAAATCTGCATTGAGATTGATATCCCGGATATCTGCGATATAGTCTCCTATGATTGCTACAATGATGACGGTACATCATCAACAAAGATACGAAATGAAAGAAATGCAGTTTCAAATAATTCTACAGGCATCGTATATTGA
- a CDS encoding response regulator gives MKLRSKTLIIFSLTLFFLILTLYISAGSIIFHSFDDLERQTVTDNMDKATEFFEQASFNLEMLTQGMASSVATSEFMSTNDSTYVESNLENEDMKAMHLNVIVFLDNSNNILFKKTYDSYQETETEFSSELLSILSGENPLLPSESNNYAPSGIIILPEGPLIFSSRPIKDSLSNSSSMGTLITGYYFTPEMADFFTDVHNTPLNYKVLQGSSLDESTLNKIDLSTTTPEKIHIEPISENTVLGYTVINDIYGEPALLLEISSPRIIHQKAKATFAYLLYAIIFAGILYGTAGTVFLENGILSRLIILKNNVDSAETDLSSYESTDIPGNDEISSLASSIDNLAETLNARESLLSSIIESVSEGVIVIDENYKMTHFKSKFIELWDIPEHTLAEKDGLKLFNHLKDRIVNYDHLFSMLQKYHMTAVTNVVIVQFTNDTYFEVSTFPLFGKDKVIGRILSFRDITESKKSEDLLRDKERRFRLLFEHSNDAIFIVKDGMIQDLNEKACTFACVTDHAIVGIELNDLVNNDQLELLHTIIRDSIKYNFSKAEIQIKKANGEQIDAEVSATLVDKKDLIVQLIIRDITERKEIERLEHENQERMSLIIDNINCGVVVIDANTHEIVDVNITALEIVQHKKEDLIGSLCHKFICPSQIGSCPITDLGQSIDTSERVIIRSDGTKVPILKSVEIVNLSGRELFIESFIDITDIKKTENELIDAKINAEAANRTKSEFLATMSHELRTPLNSVIGFSDLLLDGSFGELNDKQGRFMANISHSGKHLLNLINDILDISKIEAGKMELFYEIFDFSDLVSDIHLMMKPLSSKKNINLEFNMRPRSIFINADRSKLKQIMYNIIGNAIKFTPDNGKVHVDISMKDQILLLSVKDNGIGISSDDQEKLFHPFVQLDSASTRKFEGTGLGLALVKNLLKLHGGTIDVESEQGKGSTFYIEVPLNLKEKDLNARLITDENSEDIVQTSTISSADDLVILEPENSDGSEPLILVVEDDPNSRELLSFMLNDAGFRLILAEDGAEALEIAKEVHPFAITLDLNLPGMDGTEILENLKKDDCTSSIPVVVLSSLGEKDIGMIVGIVDHLTKPVDSDRLLGLLSDLVTKSGKTSFKALVIDDDPMVVEMLSEMIRSFGYDVITAGGGQEGINKAFETHPDVLIVDLMMPDVNGFDVISTLKSDSRTINIPLIVCTAKDIESDEADYLNNNAFTILQKGAFSKEDLLGILGKLEKPSGEANSSGSCKGGM, from the coding sequence ATGAAATTACGCTCTAAGACATTGATAATTTTCAGTTTGACTCTATTTTTCCTGATTCTTACTTTGTATATCAGTGCAGGTTCGATTATTTTCCATAGTTTTGACGATCTTGAACGTCAGACTGTTACGGATAACATGGATAAAGCTACAGAGTTTTTTGAACAGGCAAGTTTTAACCTTGAAATGCTGACTCAGGGAATGGCTTCTAGTGTGGCTACAAGTGAATTCATGTCAACAAATGATTCTACTTATGTCGAGTCTAATCTGGAAAATGAAGACATGAAAGCAATGCATCTTAATGTGATAGTCTTTCTTGATAATTCCAACAATATTCTTTTCAAAAAAACATATGATTCTTATCAGGAAACAGAAACCGAATTTTCCTCAGAATTGCTTTCAATACTTTCGGGGGAAAATCCCTTATTACCATCAGAATCTAACAACTATGCCCCCTCTGGTATTATAATATTGCCTGAAGGTCCTCTTATTTTTTCATCACGTCCTATCAAGGATTCATTAAGTAATTCCAGTTCTATGGGTACGCTTATAACCGGATATTATTTTACTCCTGAAATGGCCGACTTCTTTACAGATGTACACAATACTCCATTGAACTATAAAGTCCTGCAAGGTTCCAGTTTAGATGAAAGTACTCTTAATAAAATAGATTTGTCAACAACTACTCCTGAAAAGATTCACATTGAACCAATTAGCGAGAATACTGTTCTTGGATATACTGTGATTAATGACATTTATGGGGAACCCGCCCTTCTTCTTGAAATATCCAGTCCGCGTATAATACACCAGAAGGCTAAGGCCACATTTGCTTATCTTCTTTATGCAATCATTTTTGCAGGTATTCTTTATGGAACAGCGGGAACTGTGTTTCTGGAAAATGGCATCCTTTCCCGTTTAATCATCCTAAAGAACAATGTAGATTCAGCAGAGACTGATCTGTCATCTTATGAAAGTACAGATATTCCGGGAAATGATGAAATATCATCACTTGCTTCAAGCATAGATAATCTGGCTGAAACTCTCAATGCAAGAGAAAGTCTTCTTTCTTCAATTATAGAATCTGTTTCTGAAGGTGTCATTGTCATAGATGAAAACTACAAAATGACTCATTTCAAATCTAAGTTTATTGAACTATGGGATATTCCGGAACACACACTTGCTGAGAAAGATGGCCTTAAGCTATTTAATCATCTTAAAGACAGAATTGTCAATTATGATCATCTGTTTTCCATGCTGCAAAAATATCACATGACTGCAGTAACGAATGTTGTTATTGTACAATTCACCAATGATACTTATTTTGAAGTTTCTACATTCCCCTTATTTGGAAAAGACAAAGTCATTGGCCGAATTCTTAGTTTCAGGGACATTACTGAGAGCAAGAAATCCGAAGATCTTCTTCGCGATAAAGAACGCAGGTTCAGGTTACTCTTTGAACATTCCAATGATGCAATTTTTATCGTGAAAGATGGAATGATTCAGGATCTTAATGAAAAAGCGTGCACTTTTGCATGTGTAACAGATCATGCCATTGTTGGCATAGAATTAAATGATCTGGTAAATAATGACCAGCTGGAATTGCTACATACAATTATAAGGGATTCAATAAAATATAACTTCAGTAAAGCTGAGATTCAGATAAAAAAAGCAAATGGAGAACAGATAGATGCTGAAGTAAGTGCTACTCTTGTGGATAAAAAAGACTTGATAGTCCAGCTTATCATTCGTGATATTACCGAAAGAAAAGAAATAGAAAGACTGGAACATGAAAATCAGGAAAGGATGAGTCTTATTATAGACAATATAAATTGTGGAGTAGTTGTCATCGATGCCAATACTCATGAGATAGTAGATGTTAACATCACTGCTCTGGAAATAGTTCAGCATAAAAAAGAAGACCTGATAGGCAGTCTGTGTCATAAATTCATTTGTCCCAGTCAAATTGGTAGTTGTCCGATTACTGATCTTGGTCAGTCCATTGACACATCAGAACGTGTGATTATACGTTCAGATGGTACAAAAGTCCCTATTCTGAAATCTGTGGAAATTGTTAATCTATCTGGCCGTGAACTCTTCATTGAAAGTTTCATAGATATTACCGACATAAAGAAAACTGAAAATGAGCTGATTGATGCAAAGATTAACGCAGAGGCTGCAAACAGGACTAAGAGCGAATTTCTCGCAACCATGAGCCATGAGCTGCGCACTCCCCTGAATTCAGTCATAGGCTTCTCTGATCTGTTGCTTGACGGAAGTTTTGGAGAACTTAATGACAAGCAAGGCAGGTTTATGGCAAACATATCCCATAGTGGAAAACACCTGTTGAATCTGATTAATGATATTCTGGATATTTCAAAAATAGAAGCAGGAAAGATGGAACTTTTCTATGAAATATTTGATTTTTCTGATCTGGTATCTGATATCCATCTAATGATGAAACCACTCTCATCAAAGAAAAATATTAATCTTGAATTCAACATGAGACCCAGGAGTATTTTCATAAACGCCGACAGGAGCAAACTGAAACAAATAATGTACAATATAATTGGCAATGCAATAAAATTTACTCCTGATAATGGTAAAGTTCATGTAGATATTTCAATGAAAGACCAGATACTTTTGCTGAGTGTCAAAGATAACGGTATTGGTATATCCAGTGATGACCAGGAAAAACTCTTCCATCCATTTGTACAACTTGACTCGGCAAGTACACGGAAGTTTGAGGGTACAGGTCTTGGCCTTGCTCTTGTAAAGAACCTTCTTAAACTTCATGGTGGTACAATTGATGTTGAAAGTGAGCAGGGCAAAGGTTCGACATTCTATATTGAAGTACCTCTGAATCTCAAAGAAAAAGATCTAAATGCCAGATTGATTACAGATGAGAACTCAGAAGATATCGTCCAAACGTCAACAATAAGTTCGGCAGATGATCTGGTAATTCTTGAACCGGAAAATTCAGATGGCTCGGAACCACTTATCCTTGTGGTGGAAGATGATCCGAATTCCAGAGAACTTCTGAGTTTTATGCTAAATGATGCAGGTTTCAGGTTAATTCTGGCAGAAGATGGTGCAGAAGCACTTGAAATTGCAAAAGAAGTACATCCTTTTGCCATCACTCTTGATCTGAATCTCCCTGGTATGGATGGTACCGAAATACTGGAAAACCTGAAAAAAGACGATTGCACGTCTTCAATTCCAGTGGTGGTTCTTTCATCACTTGGTGAAAAGGATATCGGCATGATTGTTGGTATTGTGGATCACCTGACAAAACCTGTCGATTCTGACCGCTTGCTGGGACTTCTTTCTGATCTTGTTACAAAGTCCGGAAAAACATCGTTTAAGGCTCTGGTTATCGATGATGATCCAATGGTGGTTGAAATGCTTTCCGAGATGATACGTTCATTCGGATATGATGTGATTACTGCCGGTGGTGGTCAGGAAGGTATCAACAAGGCATTTGAAACTCATCCAGATGTCCTGATAGTTGATTTGATGATGCCTGATGTAAACGGTTTTGATGTGATATCAACATTAAAATCTGATTCAAGGACAATAAATATACCATTGATCGTGTGCACTGCTAAGGATATAGAATCTGATGAAGCGGACTATCTTAACAACAATGCTTTTACCATACTTCAAAAGGGTGCATTCTCAAAAGAGGATCTTCTTGGTATTCTTGGAAAACTTGAAAAGCCATCCGGTGAAGCTAACTCTTCTGGTTCTTGTAAGGGAGGAATGTGA
- the cutA gene encoding divalent-cation tolerance protein CutA produces MYSIIYTTTSSKEEAKNIARELVENKLAACVNIHAIDSVYAWEDNVEEDMEFALSIKTLTSKTQDITNHIRKLHSYELPAIISWKINGEAEYLRWISESVV; encoded by the coding sequence ATGTATTCTATCATCTACACCACAACTTCAAGCAAAGAGGAAGCAAAAAATATTGCCAGGGAACTTGTGGAAAACAAACTTGCGGCCTGTGTCAATATACACGCCATTGATTCTGTTTATGCATGGGAAGACAACGTTGAAGAGGATATGGAGTTTGCACTCTCAATAAAGACTTTAACTTCAAAAACACAGGATATAACCAATCATATCAGAAAGCTGCATAGCTATGAACTTCCTGCAATCATCTCATGGAAAATAAACGGGGAAGCTGAATACCTGAGATGGATATCCGAGAGCGTTGTGTAA
- a CDS encoding mechanosensitive ion channel family protein gives MFLNNTIPVYINQFVQSQSGIFGSDIAAATIVIVASVILAFIADLLFEKVFLHYAAKTSYDCDDLIVDALKKPIFYTVAFVGAFIAAEIVLPGNAAIEIIMGLLLTVLGILWIFALLKIDKILFKYVFSHLVRKTDTRMDDELLPLFKNILDVLIVFFGVLAILKGVWDADILPLFASAGIVGLAVAFAAQDTISQFFGGLSIYFDQPFKPGDRIEIDDGEIGIVQEIGIRSTRIKNLYNNMIVIPNNIIANSKITNYTSPEETMMVKVTIGVAYGSDVEKVREILTGIAKDVNFVLDDPAPYVRFDNHGDFSLDFAMIMWVTHPGEKFTVINEVNTKINAEFEKEGIEIPFPVRTIIQQKTE, from the coding sequence ATGTTTCTGAACAACACAATCCCTGTTTACATTAATCAATTCGTGCAGTCACAATCCGGTATTTTTGGTTCGGATATTGCGGCTGCAACAATTGTAATAGTTGCATCTGTAATACTGGCTTTTATTGCAGATCTTTTATTTGAAAAGGTCTTCCTTCATTACGCTGCAAAGACTAGTTATGATTGTGACGACCTAATTGTTGATGCTCTTAAAAAACCGATATTCTATACAGTTGCATTTGTGGGAGCTTTCATAGCTGCAGAAATTGTGCTCCCTGGAAATGCCGCCATAGAAATTATTATGGGTCTTCTGCTAACAGTCCTGGGTATTTTATGGATTTTTGCCCTGCTAAAAATAGATAAAATACTCTTCAAGTATGTATTCTCTCATCTTGTCAGAAAAACAGACACCCGGATGGATGATGAGCTTCTTCCCCTATTCAAGAATATACTTGATGTGCTAATTGTCTTCTTCGGAGTCCTTGCAATATTGAAAGGTGTGTGGGATGCGGACATTCTTCCACTTTTTGCATCAGCAGGTATTGTGGGTCTGGCAGTTGCTTTTGCAGCACAGGATACAATTTCCCAGTTTTTCGGTGGTCTTTCGATTTACTTTGACCAGCCATTCAAGCCCGGGGACAGGATAGAAATTGATGACGGTGAGATAGGCATAGTACAGGAAATAGGTATACGCAGTACCAGAATCAAGAACCTCTATAACAACATGATTGTAATCCCTAACAACATAATTGCCAACAGCAAAATAACAAATTACACTTCTCCTGAAGAGACAATGATGGTCAAAGTGACAATAGGTGTTGCTTATGGTTCTGATGTAGAGAAAGTCAGGGAAATTCTGACTGGCATTGCAAAAGATGTCAATTTTGTGCTGGATGATCCTGCACCTTATGTCAGGTTCGATAATCACGGCGATTTCAGCCTTGACTTTGCCATGATAATGTGGGTAACTCATCCCGGAGAAAAATTTACTGTAATAAACGAAGTCAACACTAAAATCAATGCTGAATTTGAAAAAGAAGGTATTGAGATTCCATTCCCTGTAAGGACTATCATCCAGCAGAAAACGGAATAA
- a CDS encoding DNA topoisomerase IV subunit A yields MADNLSTQKKEHDEIARGRLLGLAGELYDQFTDEVVPSVSLPSRTKANIEYSEDSDVWVYGDRETERSAKTVKGAFQLLKTSHVIDFLVKNHLGQNRGSTLRELYYISENWDIAKFREQPESDRLIEDLEIISGLQREYFHMRPEEDGATMFGPIRLREETKRGDRVIHCQEDIGESGYQIPFNVENIEFLDTDAKFIIAVETGGMYARLIENGFDERNDAILVHLKGQPARSTRRIIKRMNEEMNIPVVVFTDGDPWSYRIFASVAYGAIKSAHLSEHMATPGAQFVGVQPSDIVEYELSTDKLTDKDVAALRSELTDPRFASDYWKEQISLQLEINKKAEQQAFAGKGLDFVTDRYLPERLTDLGVL; encoded by the coding sequence ATGGCAGATAATCTTTCTACGCAGAAAAAAGAACATGATGAGATTGCAAGAGGCCGTTTACTCGGTCTTGCAGGTGAACTGTATGATCAATTTACTGATGAGGTAGTTCCGAGTGTATCTCTTCCCAGTCGTACAAAAGCCAACATAGAATACAGTGAAGATAGTGATGTATGGGTTTATGGTGACAGGGAAACCGAAAGAAGCGCAAAGACTGTAAAAGGTGCTTTCCAGTTATTGAAAACCAGCCATGTTATAGATTTCCTGGTGAAAAACCACCTGGGGCAGAATAGAGGGTCTACTTTAAGAGAGTTGTATTATATCTCAGAGAACTGGGATATAGCAAAATTCCGTGAACAGCCTGAAAGTGACAGGCTCATCGAGGATCTTGAGATTATTTCCGGTCTTCAGAGGGAATATTTCCACATGCGTCCTGAGGAAGACGGTGCAACAATGTTCGGTCCTATCCGTCTGCGTGAAGAAACGAAGCGTGGAGACCGTGTGATTCATTGTCAGGAAGACATAGGTGAAAGTGGTTATCAGATTCCGTTCAACGTTGAAAATATCGAATTCCTTGATACGGATGCAAAATTCATCATTGCCGTTGAGACTGGTGGTATGTATGCCAGGCTTATTGAGAATGGTTTTGATGAAAGAAATGATGCCATTCTTGTGCACCTGAAAGGGCAACCTGCACGTTCCACGCGTCGTATCATCAAGAGGATGAATGAGGAGATGAATATTCCTGTAGTAGTCTTTACTGATGGTGACCCATGGTCATATCGTATCTTTGCATCGGTGGCTTATGGTGCTATTAAAAGTGCTCATCTTTCAGAGCATATGGCAACACCGGGTGCTCAGTTTGTTGGTGTTCAACCTTCTGATATTGTGGAATATGAACTGTCCACTGATAAGCTTACAGACAAGGACGTTGCAGCCCTGAGAAGTGAGCTTACAGATCCAAGGTTTGCCAGCGATTACTGGAAAGAGCAGATAAGTCTCCAGCTTGAAATTAACAAAAAAGCCGAACAGCAGGCCTTTGCAGGAAAAGGTCTGGATTTTGTGACGGACAGGTATCTTCCTGAGCGTCTGACAGATCTGGGTGTCCTATGA
- a CDS encoding DUF6141 family protein: MTYDGSADSVIFREVQKFRQIWLLALLLVTTGMTWYGAIEQLVYGRPFGSNPASDEGMIAILIGMGVIFPIFMLSIRLVVVVRNSGLYVKFFPFHLSFRHFPFSDILSAEAVRYRPLRDYGGWGIRYGRNGKAYNISGNKGLMIEFRNGKRLMLGSREPEVLKMSIEQGRNRNTY, translated from the coding sequence ATGACTTACGATGGTTCTGCAGACTCTGTCATATTCAGGGAAGTACAGAAATTCAGGCAAATATGGTTACTGGCATTATTACTTGTGACCACAGGGATGACATGGTACGGCGCTATAGAACAGCTTGTGTATGGCCGCCCTTTTGGCAGCAATCCTGCATCTGATGAAGGAATGATAGCAATCCTTATTGGTATGGGAGTTATTTTCCCTATTTTCATGCTGTCCATCCGTCTTGTGGTTGTTGTGCGCAACAGCGGTCTTTACGTGAAGTTTTTCCCATTCCATCTTTCATTCAGGCATTTTCCTTTCAGCGATATACTGTCCGCTGAAGCTGTGAGATATAGACCACTCAGGGATTATGGTGGGTGGGGTATAAGGTATGGTCGAAACGGCAAAGCCTACAATATAAGTGGTAACAAGGGTCTGATGATTGAATTTAGAAATGGGAAGCGCCTTATGCTGGGGTCCCGGGAACCAGAAGTCCTGAAAATGTCTATAGAACAGGGTCGCAACCGCAACACCTACTGA